The Methanofastidiosum sp. genomic interval AATTATTTGAGCAAGATACATATCAACAGCAGCCTTTGTATACTCCCGGTCAGAGCCTGCAAGTACAAAGACTTTTTGATTTTTCTTGTAGGTGTCGCTTGTTTCATACATCATCCTGTATTTTTTAGTTTTGAGATTATTCTGGTCAGAGTCTGATAGAATTCTTTTGGAGATGCCGCCTGTATGTTCCTTTGCATCAGGGCCTCCTAGTATTATTATGTAGTCATAAGAATCGTATCCGCCATCTTTTTCCCCAAAATAATCAACTGCAAGATTATTACTTTTTAAGATTGAGATAAGGCCAGGATTCATCTCGATGTCAATGCTATTTGCAACGACTGCAACTTTACTTTCGGCCATTGTCCCAGGCAGTATACTTAAAGATAACACCAATAAAATTAGTATAGAAAATATTTTCCTTTTAATCATGTAAAATAATTTTGAAAATCAGATATAAGAGTTTCTACTATTAAACAAATATCTATTTTTACAAGAAAATATAAAAAGAGCTTTTCTAAGTTTTTTCTAATGAAGGCGTTCAAGTTAAAAGAAGGAGTTTTTTGGGTAGGTGCAATTGACCACAATCCGCCTAATTTTGGGCCATCTCTTCCAAAAGGCACCACCTATAATTCTTACCTGATTTCTGATGAAAAAACAGCCTTGATTGATACCGTAAAACATGGGTTTACCCAAGAGAACCTCTTGAGGATAAATGATGTCACCAATATATCTAATATTGATTACGTTATAATCGGAAACTATTGCATGGACCATTCAGGGAGCCTCCCATTCCTTATGAAAAGGGCAAAGAACGCAACTATCGTTACAACTGACGATTCTAAAAAAGCAATTGAAAAGTATCATAACGGCAAATGGGATTTTGAGATTGTTCGCGATGGGGATTCAATTAATCTTGGAAAAACAAATCTTTTGTTTAGAGAGTTTAAATTAAATGATAATGAGATATTACTGACTTATTTGAAGGAGGACAACATACTCTTTTCCGGTGATTTATTCTCCCAACATGTCGCTTCTTATAATAGAATGGATACAGATATAGAAAAACTAGAATTCGATGCACTTTCCTATTTTGTCAATTATCTGACGCCCCTAACTAGACTGCCTGATTTAAATGATATAGAGGTCTTAGCGCCAAACCACGGCTTTATTTGGTTTGAAGGTGTAGAAAAGATAATTGAAAAATACCAAAGCTGGATTAAAGGGAAATCAAAAAATAAATTCACTTTGATATACAGCTCTACATGGAGGGGCACAGAAAAGATGGCATACGCAATAGCAGATGGTGTTGGGAGAACTGGAACTGAAGTTGAGGTAATAAACTATGAAAAAATGGATACAGGGTACATCCTAACGAAGCTCTTTGAATCCAAATCAATTGCTGTAGGATGCCCCTCTTTTAAAAATAGCGTGCCGCCTGAGATATCAAAGCTATTTCATTATCTTAAACTTTTAGGATTGAGAAATAAATCTCTTACGTTGTTTACCTGCTACTCTGATAGGCAAAGCCCTATCCCTCAACTTCTAGAATTGACTCCAAATCTAAATTTTGAATTGATTGATTGGCCTTTAGAAGTTCAGTATGCGCCAAGTGAAGAAGAAATTAATTTATGTTATGAGCTAGGGATTAGAATAGGCGAAAGGACTAAAAATAATAAAGAAGAATAGTTATTATGGAAAACAATCAGAAAGTTAAGATCATTGAGACTGCAATTGAAGCTGAAAAGGAGACTTTGAGAACTTACATAAAATCTGCAATTAAAGTTTCAAATGCCGTTGGTAAGGACATGTTTTTGAAATTAGCGCTTGATGAGATCAAGCACAGGGAGATTCTAGAAATTGCACTAAAAGCCCAGATGGAAGGTGGAAAATGCATATTCCCTGAAGTTGAAAAAAGTGAAGTAATTAAAATTGTCCCTGATGTTGAAAAAGAGATTGAAAAAACAAGTTATCTCGGCCAGGACGATTTAGCTATTTTGATGCTGGCCCAAAAAGTTGAGAAAAACGGTATAGAGTACTACAAGCAGTGCATAAAGGATTCATGGGATGAAGAATCAAAGAAGATGTTTTCTTACCTTGTAAGGATGGAGGAAGAGCACTTCGCGCTGATCCAGACACAAATTGACTATATTGGGGGAACAGGGTACTGGCTTGGGATTAGAGAATTCACTCTCGACGACTAGTTCACTTGAAATCCCTTATCAAAGAATCTAGATCACCGAACCTTACCTTCTGCTTGCAAAGTGATGGCAGATACACTGCTGCCTTGCCGGAGTTTGTAGCTGTTTTTTCATACATCTCCTCGATAGGTGTTACCACCATACAAGTGTCAGCTAAAAGCTTTGCATACTTCTCTATCTCTTGCGCAACGCCTGTTCTTTCAAGCTCATTTTTGACATGCCTTGAGGTGCATATCCATATGTCCCCTTTGAACTGTCTGCCCTCCTTTTTGAAGAGTTCCAATGCTTCTTTTACTTCCCCAACTGAGCAGTGTGGGCATCCTATGCAAATCAATTCCATATCGTCAGAAGAGTTTAGCTTGCACTTACTTTCTTCTATCTCCTCTTTTCCAATCTCTATTTTTTCTAGCTCATCACCAATAGCCTTACCATATTCGGGGGTCAAATCTTCAACATGGTAGAGGGCAACTGACCCAGAAGCTGCCATTGAGGCGCCGAGTGATTTTAGTTTGTCAGAGTTGAGTTCTAGATTTTTGAAGTAAGGGATTTTATTTCCCACTATTGAACCAACGTAGTTTCCTAAAGCACCCACATCAGAAAAAGATTTTATTTTTGTCTTGATATCAACGATTATCCCTGCTTTTCTATTTTGTTCAAGATGCAAGCCATAGTTTGGAGTCTTCCCTATTATGCTTGAGGCAAGGGAGGATGGTCCCCCTTCCCTATTGCTCTTTGCTCCAAGTACTGAATTTACAAATGATACTGCAGAAGACTCACTCCATGCAACATGCTCTCCGCAATTTGGTCTGTTTCCAATTAGATAAGGGGTGCATGTGCAACTACAATCTATTCCCATCTTTAGATATGCATCAAGGATGTCAAGCTGCTTTTCAGCAAATTCTTTTTTTATCCCCATCCGCTGCCATTCAGTTGAATCCATTCCTATGGGATTCAATGTGGACTTTACCTTAACTCTAGAACTTTTAGCAAACTCAGATACAAAGAAGAGCCCAGCATCGCCTATAGTCTTGTAAGAGGCCCCAGCTATCTGGCATGACGAAATAGGGATAAGTTTATCGGCACCATAGATATCTCCAAGGGATGATAAAATTTCCATTGATTTTTGAGCGGCATAACCTTCTTCTCCGTCTAATATCCGCTCCTCTTCCTTAGAAAGATACATACTCTATAATTTTTTCCCAGTGTTATAAATCTTTGGAAAAGGCAATCCTAAATAATAAGTATATTTCCTCGCTTTCTTTCATCATAAATCACAACTAAATCTTTCAGGACTTTATCTTTAATATAAGGACTCAAAGCTCCTTCTGTAACGAGATCAATCTTTTTTCCCAAAACATCGGCTAGATCAAGCTCTATTCCAACCATTTCAAATAGACTTTTTACTTCGTTAAATTCTACGAGAATATCAATGTCGCTATCCGACATATCTTCTCCCCTTGCAACTGATCCAAATATGCCGATTTTTTTAGCGCCGTGCTTTGTTAGAAAAGAAACAAGTGTTTTGTTTCTTTCTGAAGGATTCATAAAATAAAATATGCTAGTCTTGTATTTATAGATAATGGTTTGTATTGAATCTCAAACTGGTATCTTCAGTTGAATCCTCTTTGCTCTTTCTTCTTCATGTAGAGCGTCCTAAAGCTTCCTATCTCAGCGTATTTTACACCATGCGGCACATACTTGCCTTGGTGTAGATACTTCCACCAGTGGACAACAAATCCTCCAACAGCAAGCTCCTTTAGTTTTCCTTTTTCCCTGTATTTTGAGAGTTTAAGCTCATTTTCTAAGGTCCTAATGTCTGAGACCGTATCCCCACCGTTTATGAAGAATTTGCTTGATTTATTCAATACTTCCTTACAAAAGCTGTTTGTTGTAGACTCTGTCTTGCAGCAGTCTAGAACATTTCGCTCTTCCCATGAGCCGTTCTGGAGAAATATCCTCTTTGCAGCCATGTTCCCTATCATTGTGATGCTGTTTGGCCCTATTGATTCAAACTTCCCTTCCCCTATATCCTTTAAATTTACAGTCTTCGTCGTGCCATCTGCTTTTTTGATGTTGACGTCAATTGGCAGTATCATACTGATTGAGCCGTTATCAATTTTTTTTGCAATTTCAAGGGCATTTTCTTTGACTTTTTCCCAGTTTTTCTTGTAGAATTTTTCTATCAATTCTGTGTTTTCCTTTCCTATAGAAGTTGGAAGTGTCCTTTTTAGAGATACTGCCTTTTGGGATAGTGCCCAAAGTAGCAATACAAAAACAGGCCCTCCATTTAGGACAACCATGAGATCGTCCCTTCCTTCGGTAAGTCGTATCGCATCAAGTTTTTCTGACTTTGCCCCTGCGACTCCCCACATCTTGAGCTCACTTGTGTCAGTATAGAGCTGAGTTATGTCGTAGAGCTCACTTATGAACTGGTCATTACAGTAGCAACCATCAGCAAACAATCTAAGAGATAGTGAATCCCTGTGGCAGCATGACAGTGCACCGT includes:
- a CDS encoding ferritin family protein, whose amino-acid sequence is MENNQKVKIIETAIEAEKETLRTYIKSAIKVSNAVGKDMFLKLALDEIKHREILEIALKAQMEGGKCIFPEVEKSEVIKIVPDVEKEIEKTSYLGQDDLAILMLAQKVEKNGIEYYKQCIKDSWDEESKKMFSYLVRMEEEHFALIQTQIDYIGGTGYWLGIREFTLDD
- the pgk gene encoding phosphoglycerate kinase translates to MKILKTPHHDLVFAGFSDLPETTGTAYFRTDINGPPGPSVRMEQAVDTICDLRKHQEPGSNILIVAHASKAEKSIEENFNELKLEIDNSKIESSLPIKNIFFARDLSELKKLNESNKDSIVFLENIRKVCDDELVPPSESTKTEFWKYFTQFKKINGALSCCHRDSLSLRLFADGCYCNDQFISELYDITQLYTDTSELKMWGVAGAKSEKLDAIRLTEGRDDLMVVLNGGPVFVLLLWALSQKAVSLKRTLPTSIGKENTELIEKFYKKNWEKVKENALEIAKKIDNGSISMILPIDVNIKKADGTTKTVNLKDIGEGKFESIGPNSITMIGNMAAKRIFLQNGSWEERNVLDCCKTESTTNSFCKEVLNKSSKFFINGGDTVSDIRTLENELKLSKYREKGKLKELAVGGFVVHWWKYLHQGKYVPHGVKYAEIGSFRTLYMKKKEQRGFN
- a CDS encoding nucleotidyltransferase family protein, encoding MNPSERNKTLVSFLTKHGAKKIGIFGSVARGEDMSDSDIDILVEFNEVKSLFEMVGIELDLADVLGKKIDLVTEGALSPYIKDKVLKDLVVIYDERKRGNILII
- a CDS encoding rhodanese-like domain-containing protein, coding for MIKRKIFSILILLVLSLSILPGTMAESKVAVVANSIDIEMNPGLISILKSNNLAVDYFGEKDGGYDSYDYIIILGGPDAKEHTGGISKRILSDSDQNNLKTKKYRMMYETSDTYKKNQKVFVLAGSDREYTKAAVDMYLAQIISKIASQSNKPETPATPGIGKNISASELKQLIQSGEDIYLVDVRTAGEYAGGHLQGAVNIPSDKISTRISEIPKDRKVILYCASGARAVSSATYLRGKGFDNIYAVTDPYSSLK
- a CDS encoding FprA family A-type flavoprotein — its product is MKAFKLKEGVFWVGAIDHNPPNFGPSLPKGTTYNSYLISDEKTALIDTVKHGFTQENLLRINDVTNISNIDYVIIGNYCMDHSGSLPFLMKRAKNATIVTTDDSKKAIEKYHNGKWDFEIVRDGDSINLGKTNLLFREFKLNDNEILLTYLKEDNILFSGDLFSQHVASYNRMDTDIEKLEFDALSYFVNYLTPLTRLPDLNDIEVLAPNHGFIWFEGVEKIIEKYQSWIKGKSKNKFTLIYSSTWRGTEKMAYAIADGVGRTGTEVEVINYEKMDTGYILTKLFESKSIAVGCPSFKNSVPPEISKLFHYLKLLGLRNKSLTLFTCYSDRQSPIPQLLELTPNLNFELIDWPLEVQYAPSEEEINLCYELGIRIGERTKNNKEE
- a CDS encoding aconitase X catalytic domain-containing protein, producing MYLSKEEERILDGEEGYAAQKSMEILSSLGDIYGADKLIPISSCQIAGASYKTIGDAGLFFVSEFAKSSRVKVKSTLNPIGMDSTEWQRMGIKKEFAEKQLDILDAYLKMGIDCSCTCTPYLIGNRPNCGEHVAWSESSAVSFVNSVLGAKSNREGGPSSLASSIIGKTPNYGLHLEQNRKAGIIVDIKTKIKSFSDVGALGNYVGSIVGNKIPYFKNLELNSDKLKSLGASMAASGSVALYHVEDLTPEYGKAIGDELEKIEIGKEEIEESKCKLNSSDDMELICIGCPHCSVGEVKEALELFKKEGRQFKGDIWICTSRHVKNELERTGVAQEIEKYAKLLADTCMVVTPIEEMYEKTATNSGKAAVYLPSLCKQKVRFGDLDSLIRDFK